The Arachis hypogaea cultivar Tifrunner chromosome 19, arahy.Tifrunner.gnm2.J5K5, whole genome shotgun sequence genome has a window encoding:
- the LOC112779796 gene encoding zinc finger protein JAGGED-like isoform X1, translating to MRPEGNPLDLNNLPDDYNRDHGKQLLQDTFSPGCRKKKSGGGKDGKEECGKVYECRFCSLKFCKSQALGGHMNRHRQERETETLNHARQLVFRNDHTLAAHQPPPHLGCCQDPTAAALRFPRYFSASSTSSTAAASHHQPYLYASPSRPPPVSFPGAHHQFAPPPHDYYVGHVLSTAQQHAINYGGAAESSAAGGSYTCIGAPVVGGGKERDQEGSLNWGRSSSTSGSQPHHRLDPPSAINRFQDGF from the exons AT GAGACCAGAAGGAAACCCATTAGACCTTAACAATTTGCCCGATGACTACAATAGAGATCATGGCAAACAACTCCTCCAAGACACCTTCTCTCCCG GTTGCAGGAAAAAGAAAAGCGGCGGCGGTAAGGATGGAAAAGAGGAGTGTGGGAAGGTGTAtgagtgtagattttgttccctcAAGTTCTGCAAGTCCCAGGCTCTTGGGGGACACATGAACCGCCACCGCCAAG AGAGGGAAACAGAGACGCTGAACCATGCCCGTCAGCTGGTGTTTCGTAACGATCACACCCTTGCTGCTCATCAACCTCCACCTCACTTAGG ATGCTGTCAAGACCCAACAGCGGCAGCTCTCAGATTCCCAAGATACTTCTCTGCGTCATCCACGTCATCAACCGCTGCAGCATCTCATCATCAGCCCTATCTATACGCTTCACCATCCAGGCCACCGCCTGTCTCGTTCCCGGGGGCTCATCACCAGTTCGCTCCTCCTCCTCACGATTACTACGTGGGCCATGTCCTCAGCACCGCCCAGCAACACGCCATCAACTACGGCGGTGCGGCGGAGTCATCAGCAGCAGGAGGCAGTTACACGTGCATAGGTGCACCGGTGGTGGGAGGAGGGAAGGAGAGGGATCAGGAAGGGTCGTTGAATTGGGGAAGATCATCATCAACATcgggatcacagcctcatcatcGTTTGGATCCTCCTTCAGCGATCAATCGGTTTCAAGATGGGttctaa
- the LOC112779796 gene encoding uncharacterized protein isoform X2 — MRPEGNPLDLNNLPDDYNRDHGKQLLQDTFSPERETETLNHARQLVFRNDHTLAAHQPPPHLGCCQDPTAAALRFPRYFSASSTSSTAAASHHQPYLYASPSRPPPVSFPGAHHQFAPPPHDYYVGHVLSTAQQHAINYGGAAESSAAGGSYTCIGAPVVGGGKERDQEGSLNWGRSSSTSGSQPHHRLDPPSAINRFQDGF; from the exons AT GAGACCAGAAGGAAACCCATTAGACCTTAACAATTTGCCCGATGACTACAATAGAGATCATGGCAAACAACTCCTCCAAGACACCTTCTCTCCCG AGAGGGAAACAGAGACGCTGAACCATGCCCGTCAGCTGGTGTTTCGTAACGATCACACCCTTGCTGCTCATCAACCTCCACCTCACTTAGG ATGCTGTCAAGACCCAACAGCGGCAGCTCTCAGATTCCCAAGATACTTCTCTGCGTCATCCACGTCATCAACCGCTGCAGCATCTCATCATCAGCCCTATCTATACGCTTCACCATCCAGGCCACCGCCTGTCTCGTTCCCGGGGGCTCATCACCAGTTCGCTCCTCCTCCTCACGATTACTACGTGGGCCATGTCCTCAGCACCGCCCAGCAACACGCCATCAACTACGGCGGTGCGGCGGAGTCATCAGCAGCAGGAGGCAGTTACACGTGCATAGGTGCACCGGTGGTGGGAGGAGGGAAGGAGAGGGATCAGGAAGGGTCGTTGAATTGGGGAAGATCATCATCAACATcgggatcacagcctcatcatcGTTTGGATCCTCCTTCAGCGATCAATCGGTTTCAAGATGGGttctaa